A DNA window from Paenibacillus sp. HWE-109 contains the following coding sequences:
- a CDS encoding DUF1266 domain-containing protein, with amino-acid sequence MTIWQNRKAKDRQLYMRALTAVCLKGRLAYYFTMYKYGFLRDSILAKKRLTNRLSEEWQIHNAQGLKSKLGWLLQEGNRQSYLDIRHRLSALSETDRMDYVQSLPKKQKETIRISIVNYYCRKLPEDGIAAYDYAQYLYLCRVGITLRYLTKQEGLNRMQHVAQLIQQSYSGWEEYVAAYVAGSQFDAAETSPTYVQTNQALIKKWFAAKNSPFRQLEWQMDLGK; translated from the coding sequence ATGACGATATGGCAAAACCGCAAGGCAAAGGACAGGCAACTGTATATGCGGGCACTGACGGCGGTCTGCCTGAAAGGCCGTTTGGCGTATTATTTTACAATGTACAAGTATGGATTCTTGAGGGACTCTATTCTGGCTAAAAAGCGGTTGACCAACCGATTGAGCGAAGAGTGGCAGATTCATAACGCGCAAGGTTTGAAATCCAAGCTGGGATGGCTGCTTCAAGAAGGAAACAGGCAGTCGTATCTTGACATCCGTCACCGCTTGTCGGCCCTCTCAGAGACAGACCGGATGGACTATGTCCAATCCTTGCCCAAAAAGCAAAAAGAGACGATCAGGATTTCTATTGTCAATTACTACTGCAGGAAGCTGCCCGAAGATGGCATCGCGGCTTATGATTATGCCCAGTATTTGTATTTGTGCCGTGTGGGGATCACGCTTAGGTACTTGACCAAACAAGAAGGCCTTAATCGTATGCAGCATGTAGCGCAGCTTATCCAGCAATCCTATTCCGGATGGGAAGAGTATGTTGCGGCTTATGTGGCCGGAAGCCAGTTCGATGCGGCGGAAACCTCCCCGACTTATGTGCAAACGAATCAGGCTTTAATCAAAAAGTGGTTTGCAGCGAAGAACAGTCCATTTCGCCAACTGGAGTGGCAGATGGATCTTGGTAAGTAG